One part of the Alistipes onderdonkii genome encodes these proteins:
- a CDS encoding FAD-dependent oxidoreductase codes for MKQYDAVIIGFGKAGKTLAAELAAHDWSVAMVERSDKMYGGTCINIGCIPTKALIHSAGLAAAGHPLTFGQRRDYYRESVASKTALVELLRDKNYHKLADNARIDVYTGEGSFASPEAVAVKTARGTQQIGGKYIVINTGAETVIPPIEGIAQSRRVYTSTSIMELEELPQHLVIVGGGYIGLEFASMYASFGSKVTVLEGFAELIPREDRDIAAAVREALEKKNIEFRMGARVESVSDTAEGVTVAVADTQTDRKYEIDGDAVLLATGRRPATAGLNLAAAGIETDDRGAVRVDAHLRTTASHVFAAGDVTGGLQFTYVSLDDFRIIRDVLLGDGARTTANRGPVPYSVFIEPTLSHVGMHEEEARKAGRDIRVNRIAVAAFPRSRILGSTEGVLKAVIDAKTDEILGCTLFGAESGEVINTVATSMKHGVTAHDLSNSIFTHPSMSESLNDLFA; via the coding sequence ATGAAACAATATGATGCCGTCATCATCGGCTTCGGCAAAGCGGGCAAGACCCTCGCCGCCGAACTGGCCGCACACGATTGGAGCGTCGCGATGGTCGAACGCTCGGACAAAATGTACGGGGGAACCTGTATCAACATCGGCTGCATACCGACCAAAGCCCTGATCCACAGCGCCGGGCTCGCAGCCGCAGGGCATCCGCTGACCTTCGGGCAGCGGCGGGATTATTACAGGGAGTCCGTCGCCTCGAAAACGGCGCTGGTCGAGCTGTTGCGGGACAAGAATTACCATAAACTGGCCGACAACGCCCGCATCGACGTCTACACGGGCGAAGGCAGTTTCGCCTCACCGGAAGCCGTCGCCGTGAAAACCGCCCGGGGGACACAGCAGATCGGCGGCAAATACATCGTCATCAACACCGGCGCCGAGACGGTAATCCCGCCCATCGAAGGCATCGCACAGAGCAGGCGGGTCTATACCAGCACCTCGATCATGGAGCTCGAAGAGCTTCCGCAGCACCTGGTAATCGTGGGCGGCGGATACATCGGGCTGGAATTCGCCTCGATGTACGCCTCATTCGGATCGAAAGTCACCGTGCTCGAAGGGTTCGCGGAGCTGATCCCGCGCGAAGACCGCGACATTGCGGCCGCCGTGCGGGAGGCGCTGGAAAAAAAGAACATCGAGTTCCGCATGGGCGCACGGGTCGAATCGGTGAGCGACACCGCCGAGGGCGTCACGGTCGCCGTCGCCGACACGCAGACGGACAGAAAATACGAAATCGACGGGGACGCCGTGCTGCTCGCCACGGGACGCCGCCCCGCCACCGCAGGGCTGAACCTCGCGGCCGCCGGAATCGAAACCGACGACCGGGGTGCCGTCAGGGTCGACGCACACCTGCGCACGACGGCTTCACATGTCTTCGCCGCAGGCGATGTGACGGGCGGGCTGCAATTCACCTATGTTTCGCTGGACGACTTCCGGATCATACGCGACGTGCTGCTGGGCGACGGAGCCCGTACCACGGCCAACCGGGGCCCCGTTCCCTATTCGGTCTTCATCGAACCGACGCTCTCGCACGTGGGCATGCACGAGGAGGAGGCACGCAAGGCAGGGCGCGACATCCGCGTCAACAGGATCGCCGTCGCGGCATTCCCGCGTTCTCGGATACTAGGTTCGACGGAGGGTGTGCTCAAAGCCGTCATCGACGCCAAGACCGACGAGATACTGGGGTGCACGCTCTTCGGAGCCGAATCGGGCGAAGTCATCAACACCGTCGCCACATCCATGAAGCACGGCGTCACGGCACACGACCTGAGCAATTCGATCTTCACCCATCCGAGCATGAGCGAATCGCTCAACGACCTGTTCGCCTGA
- a CDS encoding prolyl oligopeptidase family serine peptidase has protein sequence MAIAAVGLGACDDRRPQPLTIDNALTADEIAAGRLTPEVMWKMSRAGSSSLSPDGKTLLYAQTDYNMAQNRGVTTLWVQDMASGAVTRLTDTASNNAAPEWSSDGRKIYFLSDRSGSMQVWRMNAAGGDATQITGSGGGEGVPDVEGFGVSPDEKHIWWVQAVQTARRKSSDVYEDMDKSKARIYDDLMARHWDYWDEGSYRHIFIGELGKGLVTGGTDIMPDAQWDAPLAPYFDMAEITWNNAGTMLAYTCKPLTGTEYAVSTDSDIFVYVLESGVTQNICKPVNVNTGEPVASDKAVMAGYDKYPVWSPDDTKIAFLSQRRAGNESDKARLFLYDCRTGDMQDLTEDFDYNAMNVVWEDNDTIWFIAPIEATHQLCRISPSVGEVEVVTRGDHDINAFSMAGDRIVAEMCTISMATEFFGVDPADGTLTQLSAINKPVYDNIRMGEVQKRWVKTTDGKQMLTWVILPPDFDPAKKYPTLLYCQGGPQSVVSQFWSYRWNFQLMAAQGYVVVAPNRRGLPSFGQEWLDQISGDYAGQNIRDYLSAIDDVAGEPWADETRMGCVGASYGGYSVFFLAGCHEKRFKAFIAHCGIFNFESMYGETEELFFINNDYGGPYWDRSNQVAQRSYANSPHKFVDKWDTPILIFTGEYDFRIPYTQSLEAFTAARVRGIPARLVEFENEAHQVFRPQNSLVWNREFFGWLDKYVK, from the coding sequence ATGGCTATTGCAGCTGTGGGACTGGGCGCATGCGACGACAGGCGCCCGCAACCACTTACGATCGACAACGCCCTGACGGCCGACGAAATCGCCGCAGGCAGGCTCACCCCCGAGGTGATGTGGAAAATGAGCCGTGCAGGCTCCTCGTCGCTCTCACCCGACGGCAAGACGCTCCTCTATGCGCAGACCGACTACAACATGGCCCAGAACCGCGGCGTGACGACCCTCTGGGTGCAGGATATGGCATCGGGCGCCGTAACGCGGCTCACCGACACGGCCTCGAACAACGCCGCCCCCGAGTGGAGCTCCGACGGGCGGAAAATCTATTTCCTGTCGGATCGCAGCGGCTCGATGCAGGTGTGGCGGATGAACGCCGCTGGCGGCGACGCGACCCAGATAACGGGCAGCGGCGGGGGCGAGGGTGTCCCCGACGTCGAAGGATTCGGTGTCAGCCCCGATGAAAAACACATCTGGTGGGTACAGGCCGTGCAGACGGCGCGGCGCAAATCGTCGGACGTATACGAGGACATGGACAAGTCGAAGGCCCGCATCTACGACGACCTGATGGCCCGCCACTGGGACTACTGGGACGAAGGCTCCTACCGCCATATCTTCATCGGCGAACTGGGCAAGGGCCTCGTGACGGGAGGCACGGACATCATGCCCGATGCACAGTGGGACGCCCCGCTGGCGCCCTATTTCGACATGGCCGAAATCACCTGGAACAACGCAGGCACGATGCTGGCCTATACCTGTAAGCCGCTCACCGGCACCGAATACGCCGTTTCGACCGACTCGGACATCTTCGTCTATGTGCTCGAAAGCGGCGTGACGCAGAACATCTGCAAGCCGGTCAATGTCAATACCGGGGAGCCCGTCGCAAGCGACAAGGCCGTCATGGCCGGTTACGACAAATACCCCGTATGGTCGCCCGACGATACGAAAATCGCCTTCCTTTCACAGCGCCGCGCAGGCAACGAGTCGGACAAGGCACGCCTGTTCCTCTACGACTGTCGGACGGGCGACATGCAGGATCTGACGGAAGATTTCGACTACAACGCCATGAACGTCGTCTGGGAGGACAACGACACGATCTGGTTCATCGCACCGATCGAGGCGACACACCAGCTCTGCCGCATCTCACCCTCGGTAGGCGAGGTCGAGGTGGTAACCCGCGGCGACCACGACATCAACGCCTTCTCGATGGCCGGCGATAGGATCGTCGCCGAAATGTGCACGATCTCGATGGCCACCGAGTTCTTCGGCGTCGACCCCGCCGACGGCACGCTGACGCAGCTTTCGGCCATCAACAAACCGGTTTACGACAACATCAGGATGGGCGAGGTGCAGAAACGCTGGGTGAAGACCACCGACGGCAAGCAGATGCTGACGTGGGTGATCCTGCCGCCCGATTTCGACCCGGCCAAGAAGTACCCCACCCTGCTTTACTGCCAGGGCGGCCCGCAAAGCGTCGTGTCGCAGTTCTGGAGCTACCGCTGGAATTTCCAGCTGATGGCCGCACAGGGCTACGTCGTCGTGGCGCCCAACCGCCGCGGCCTGCCCTCGTTCGGGCAGGAGTGGCTCGACCAGATATCGGGCGACTACGCGGGGCAGAACATCCGCGACTACCTCTCGGCCATCGACGACGTGGCCGGGGAGCCGTGGGCCGACGAAACCCGCATGGGCTGCGTCGGGGCATCGTACGGCGGCTACTCGGTATTCTTCCTGGCCGGCTGCCACGAAAAGCGTTTCAAGGCGTTCATCGCCCACTGCGGCATCTTCAACTTCGAGTCGATGTACGGTGAGACCGAAGAACTGTTCTTCATCAACAACGACTACGGAGGCCCCTACTGGGATCGGTCGAACCAGGTCGCACAGCGCTCCTACGCCAATTCGCCGCACAAATTCGTCGACAAATGGGATACGCCGATCCTGATCTTCACGGGTGAATACGATTTCCGGATCCCCTACACGCAGTCGCTCGAAGCCTTCACGGCCGCCCGCGTGCGCGGCATCCCGGCGCGGCTGGTGGAATTCGAAAACGAGGCGCACCAGGTCTTCAGGCCCCAGAACTCGCTCGTCTGGAACCGCGAATTCTTCGGCTGGCTCGACAAATACGTGAAATAA
- a CDS encoding LytR/AlgR family response regulator transcription factor, producing the protein MKHFLPVAWWLAATVVIALVLVSLGYPFTDALLLGAMFLPGMLAARYFVPQLSFRNPRQGIFDAVYLALGILCIEYLALMLAGRYILGAGVGQMPGLLLNPVFLLLIPGAFVAPEIMLENYLTARCPYDKTISFVSERRKITLDPAEILYVESNDSEVWLHTASGEAYRTKTRISQWESQLDRRFLRIHRSYIVNTAHVGEYHPSRVNVGGQEIEISRKYKDTARLRFESPAGE; encoded by the coding sequence ATGAAACATTTCCTCCCCGTCGCATGGTGGCTCGCGGCCACGGTCGTCATCGCACTGGTACTGGTCAGCCTGGGCTATCCCTTCACGGATGCCCTGCTGCTGGGCGCGATGTTCCTGCCGGGGATGCTCGCCGCCCGTTATTTCGTGCCGCAGCTCTCGTTCCGGAATCCCCGACAGGGGATTTTCGACGCCGTATACCTCGCTCTGGGCATCCTCTGCATCGAATACCTCGCGTTGATGCTGGCCGGGCGTTACATCCTCGGCGCAGGGGTCGGCCAGATGCCGGGGCTGCTGCTCAACCCTGTGTTCCTGCTGCTGATACCGGGCGCTTTCGTCGCCCCCGAGATCATGCTCGAAAACTACCTCACGGCCCGCTGCCCCTACGACAAAACGATCAGTTTCGTATCCGAGCGGCGGAAAATCACGCTCGACCCTGCGGAGATACTCTACGTCGAATCGAACGACAGCGAAGTCTGGCTGCACACCGCATCGGGCGAGGCCTACCGTACAAAGACGCGCATCTCGCAATGGGAATCGCAGCTCGACCGGCGCTTCCTGCGCATCCACCGCTCCTATATCGTCAACACGGCACACGTCGGCGAATACCACCCCTCGCGGGTCAACGTCGGCGGACAGGAAATCGAAATTTCCCGCAAATACAAGGACACCGCACGGCTGCGGTTCGAGTCCCCTGCGGGCGAATAA
- a CDS encoding beta-1,6-N-acetylglucosaminyltransferase, with protein MADGFRIAFCIECHKYTPVLQELCRQLQHPEADIFIHVDAKSDIGDFAPLRPLARFIHPRSKVYWGEYGQIDCMLKLLRATCNGDYRYIAILSGDTLPLRPCGQIHDFLEACYPRQFADMQPELHITELTQKMQWCHYPDRNDWIGRLPGYFRKRLYKRLRPGDNPYFRTLPPLEKGSNWIVVTDRFRDFVFDYLRTHPDYIRAFRHSHCGDEIFFQTLMGISEFAGANTRRPLVYTRWVGEGAPHPETFGTDDLPRLLQARDMAAEIPYLFARKIAGDLDIARYRETFLR; from the coding sequence ATGGCAGACGGTTTCCGCATCGCATTCTGCATCGAATGCCATAAATACACCCCTGTCCTGCAGGAGTTGTGCCGGCAGTTGCAGCACCCCGAAGCGGATATTTTCATCCATGTCGATGCGAAATCCGACATCGGGGATTTTGCGCCGCTGCGTCCCCTGGCACGTTTCATCCACCCGCGCAGCAAGGTGTACTGGGGCGAGTACGGCCAGATCGACTGCATGCTCAAACTGCTCCGGGCCACCTGTAACGGCGACTACCGCTACATCGCCATTCTCTCGGGCGACACCCTGCCGTTACGCCCCTGCGGGCAGATACACGATTTCCTCGAAGCGTGCTACCCGCGGCAGTTCGCGGACATGCAGCCCGAACTGCACATCACCGAGCTGACGCAGAAGATGCAGTGGTGCCACTACCCCGACAGGAACGATTGGATCGGGCGCCTGCCGGGCTATTTCCGCAAAAGGCTCTACAAACGGCTGCGCCCCGGGGACAACCCCTATTTCAGGACATTGCCGCCGCTCGAAAAGGGTTCCAACTGGATCGTCGTCACCGACCGCTTCCGGGATTTTGTGTTCGATTATCTGCGCACCCACCCCGATTATATCCGCGCATTCAGACACTCGCACTGCGGCGACGAGATCTTTTTCCAGACCCTGATGGGCATTTCCGAATTCGCCGGTGCGAATACGCGCCGTCCCCTCGTCTACACCCGATGGGTCGGAGAAGGGGCGCCCCATCCGGAAACATTCGGCACCGACGACCTGCCCCGGCTGCTGCAGGCACGGGACATGGCGGCGGAAATTCCGTACCTCTTCGCCCGCAAGATCGCCGGCGACCTGGACATCGCCCGCTACCGGGAGACGTTCCTCCGATAA
- the tsaE gene encoding tRNA (adenosine(37)-N6)-threonylcarbamoyltransferase complex ATPase subunit type 1 TsaE encodes MKTIHITSQDELPDVAEAVIEALGRRTVVALRGEMGAGKTTLIREIAAQLGATDTVTSPTFAIVNQYKGKGNRRIHHFDFYRINDIREAYDFGYEEYFFSGDLCLVEWPEKIEQLLPENVMTVRITVDSDTARTFEID; translated from the coding sequence ATGAAAACGATCCACATCACCTCGCAAGACGAACTGCCGGACGTCGCCGAGGCGGTCATCGAAGCGCTCGGCCGCCGCACGGTAGTCGCACTGCGCGGAGAAATGGGCGCGGGCAAAACCACGCTGATCCGCGAGATCGCAGCCCAACTGGGCGCCACGGACACCGTAACCAGCCCCACGTTCGCCATCGTGAACCAGTACAAGGGCAAAGGCAACCGCCGTATCCATCATTTCGATTTCTACCGGATCAACGACATCCGCGAAGCCTATGATTTCGGTTACGAAGAGTATTTCTTCTCGGGCGACCTCTGCCTGGTCGAATGGCCCGAAAAGATCGAGCAGCTCCTGCCCGAGAACGTGATGACGGTGCGCATCACCGTCGACAGCGACACGGCACGCACGTTCGAAATCGACTGA
- a CDS encoding NUDIX hydrolase: MDYTVYFADKAVVFTAKTPGEDWYAVTPAPDGGISRAKVTKILESYNKAAVVTPDPGAAFGAFAAEFALIEAAGGVVVNDCGQWLMIRRNGRWDLPKGHLECGERIEECAAREIEEETGVRAGVVRPLCDTLHAYYFPKTERWELKRTHWYELHTASCDRLVPQLEEGIERAAWCTPAEVARNLRDAFPTIRCVAAAMGK, encoded by the coding sequence ATGGACTATACCGTATATTTTGCAGATAAAGCCGTGGTTTTCACTGCGAAGACCCCTGGCGAGGACTGGTATGCCGTGACGCCCGCACCGGACGGCGGCATATCACGAGCGAAGGTAACGAAAATTCTCGAATCGTACAACAAGGCGGCTGTCGTCACGCCCGATCCCGGGGCGGCGTTCGGGGCCTTTGCCGCGGAGTTCGCGCTTATAGAGGCGGCGGGCGGCGTGGTGGTCAACGATTGCGGCCAATGGCTGATGATCCGCCGCAACGGCCGCTGGGACTTACCCAAGGGGCACCTCGAATGCGGCGAGCGGATCGAGGAGTGCGCGGCCCGCGAGATCGAGGAGGAGACGGGTGTCCGCGCCGGGGTGGTGCGACCCCTGTGCGATACGCTGCATGCCTATTATTTCCCCAAGACCGAACGCTGGGAGCTGAAACGCACCCACTGGTACGAGCTTCACACGGCGTCCTGTGACCGGCTTGTGCCCCAGCTCGAAGAGGGGATCGAGCGGGCGGCGTGGTGTACGCCCGCGGAGGTCGCCCGCAACCTGCGGGATGCTTTCCCGACGATCCGCTGCGTGGCGGCGGCGATGGGAAAGTAG
- a CDS encoding MutS-related protein, translating into MKPTSYLSALFRPSALPAGERPPCDFDLISRYFYNCPAEDASHTIDAETTADLDLNAVFERIDRTTSKVGQQCLYARIRTLRGQEDAEAFGRSTDCFSRNGELAASCTESLSRLTDEDAYGLQNLIFDTPAKVRYFAWVYPLTLLAVATLLAAPFYPLSLLLFMAVFAVNLYIHYSNKLNVSLYSSAVKQLSLALRTARELAVEEVPGTEEATGQIRQVAEVERRSRVVGTQGDSANELAAIAWLFIELAKVAFNIEVILFQRFIGSITARRDAIHGMFRFIGETDAAISVARLRSETQTCRPQFVDGKYLKAEQVVHPLIDGCVPNTLVLDGTGLLLTGSNMSGKTTFIRTLVLNALTAETLDICFAVSYTAPYMRLLSSIRITDDIAEGTSYYLQEVLTVKRFLEAAQDSAPCLFALDELFKGTNTTERIAAGKAVLSHLNRGPHIVLVSTHDIELAELLDSDGYELHHFREEVVDGQLVFDYQLHTGPLTTRNAIRILELYDYPPELIAEAYAVQERLLKKPE; encoded by the coding sequence ATGAAACCGACAAGTTATCTATCAGCCCTTTTCCGGCCTTCGGCGCTTCCCGCCGGAGAGCGCCCGCCGTGCGACTTCGACCTGATCAGCCGCTATTTCTACAACTGCCCGGCGGAGGACGCCAGCCATACGATCGACGCCGAAACCACGGCCGACCTCGACCTCAACGCCGTATTCGAGCGCATCGACCGCACGACCTCGAAAGTCGGGCAGCAATGCCTTTATGCCCGCATACGCACGCTCCGGGGACAGGAGGATGCCGAGGCTTTCGGCCGCAGCACGGACTGTTTCTCCCGCAACGGGGAACTTGCGGCCAGCTGCACCGAATCCCTCTCCCGGCTCACCGACGAGGATGCCTACGGGCTGCAAAACCTGATTTTCGACACACCGGCCAAAGTCCGTTATTTCGCCTGGGTATACCCGCTCACCCTGCTCGCCGTGGCGACGCTGCTCGCCGCCCCGTTCTACCCGCTGTCGCTGCTGCTGTTCATGGCGGTCTTCGCCGTGAACCTCTATATCCATTACAGCAACAAGCTCAATGTCTCGCTCTACAGCTCGGCCGTAAAACAACTTTCGCTGGCATTGCGCACAGCCCGGGAACTGGCTGTCGAAGAGGTGCCCGGCACGGAGGAGGCCACCGGACAAATCCGGCAGGTCGCCGAGGTCGAACGCCGCAGCCGCGTGGTCGGGACGCAGGGCGACTCCGCAAACGAGCTGGCCGCCATCGCATGGCTTTTCATCGAGCTGGCCAAAGTCGCCTTCAATATCGAGGTGATCCTCTTCCAGCGCTTTATCGGCAGCATCACGGCCCGGCGCGATGCGATCCACGGCATGTTCCGCTTCATCGGGGAGACCGATGCCGCAATCTCCGTCGCACGCCTGCGCAGCGAAACCCAGACCTGCCGCCCTCAGTTCGTCGACGGAAAATACCTGAAGGCCGAGCAGGTCGTACATCCGCTCATCGACGGCTGCGTGCCCAATACGCTCGTCCTCGACGGCACGGGGCTGCTGCTCACCGGCTCCAACATGTCGGGCAAGACGACCTTCATCCGCACGCTGGTGCTCAACGCCCTGACGGCCGAGACCCTCGACATATGCTTCGCCGTCTCTTATACGGCACCGTACATGCGGTTGCTGAGCTCGATCCGCATTACGGACGACATCGCCGAAGGCACGAGCTACTACCTGCAGGAGGTGCTGACCGTCAAACGCTTCCTCGAAGCGGCACAGGATTCCGCCCCCTGCCTGTTCGCCCTCGACGAACTGTTCAAGGGGACGAACACGACCGAACGCATCGCCGCCGGGAAAGCCGTCCTCTCGCACCTCAACCGCGGCCCGCACATCGTGCTGGTATCGACGCACGACATCGAGCTGGCGGAGTTGCTCGACAGCGACGGCTACGAACTGCACCACTTCCGCGAAGAGGTGGTCGACGGGCAGCTGGTCTTCGACTACCAGCTGCACACGGGGCCGCTGACGACCCGCAACGCAATCCGCATCCTGGAACTGTACGACTATCCGCCCGAACTGATCGCCGAAGCCTATGCGGTGCAGGAACGGCTGCTGAAAAAACCGGAATGA
- a CDS encoding polyketide cyclase: protein MQEYISKQQQVLRPAEQIYAVISRFDNLTPALADKVEEWQATEDSCSFKAKGFTVKLRMEEREPGKYVKVVGDDGGVPMDFAFWIQLQEVSAADTRLRLVLRIDLNMMMKMMIGNKLQGALDQIAEGIARAMNAAPQV, encoded by the coding sequence ATGCAAGAATATATCTCCAAACAGCAACAGGTTTTACGTCCCGCGGAACAGATTTACGCGGTCATCAGCCGTTTCGACAACCTCACGCCCGCCCTTGCCGACAAGGTCGAGGAGTGGCAGGCTACCGAGGACAGTTGTTCGTTCAAGGCCAAAGGCTTCACCGTGAAACTCCGCATGGAGGAGCGCGAGCCGGGCAAATACGTCAAGGTCGTCGGCGACGACGGGGGCGTACCGATGGATTTCGCATTCTGGATCCAGTTGCAGGAAGTCTCCGCCGCGGACACCCGCCTGCGGCTGGTGCTGCGCATCGACCTGAACATGATGATGAAGATGATGATCGGCAACAAGCTGCAAGGGGCGCTGGATCAGATCGCCGAGGGGATCGCCCGGGCGATGAACGCCGCCCCGCAGGTCTGA
- a CDS encoding response regulator: MVKILWVDDEVELLKPHVLFLKQKGYEVDTCNNGYDAIDMAAEGAYDLIILDEMMPGMTGLETLPKIKEVRPTTPVIMVTKSEEENIMDKAVGSKIADYLIKPVNPNQVLLSIKKNVHQQQLVTEQTTADYRSEFGRISSSLQMAETFSDWCSLYRKLTNWEVELSESTDQGIKEVLTYQKTEANQEFCKFVRRNYYNWINKRSDETPVMSHTLMRTNIFPVADENPKTTLLLIDNFRYDQWRSISSLLRGYYDVAQDDFYCAILPTATQYARNAIFAGLMPLAIDKLMPNKWLNDNEEGGKNQYEEEFLKRLMAQNGKNWKFSFDKLVRPEQGRRLVDNIQKVYDADFSVIIYNFLDILSHARTETDIIRELTEDDAAFRSLTRSWFEHSDLYTILKLLSERGHTVVITSDHGTIRVDNPVKVTGDRETSANLRYKTGRNLAYNSRDVYEILKPEDVQLPSSNLTSSYIFAYNSDFLVYNNDANRHIRYYRNTFQHGGISMEEMIVPYIVLKPKQ, encoded by the coding sequence ATGGTCAAAATACTCTGGGTGGACGACGAGGTTGAACTCTTGAAGCCCCACGTCCTGTTCCTCAAACAGAAAGGCTACGAAGTCGACACCTGCAACAACGGCTACGACGCGATCGACATGGCGGCCGAAGGCGCCTACGACCTGATAATCCTCGACGAGATGATGCCCGGCATGACGGGACTCGAGACCCTCCCCAAGATCAAGGAGGTGCGCCCCACCACGCCCGTCATCATGGTGACCAAGAGCGAGGAGGAGAACATCATGGACAAGGCCGTGGGTTCGAAGATCGCCGACTACCTCATCAAGCCCGTGAACCCCAATCAAGTGTTGCTCTCGATCAAGAAGAACGTCCACCAACAGCAGCTCGTCACCGAGCAGACCACGGCCGACTACCGGTCGGAATTCGGGCGTATCTCCTCGTCGCTGCAGATGGCCGAGACCTTTTCGGACTGGTGCTCGCTCTACCGCAAGCTCACCAACTGGGAGGTCGAGCTTTCGGAATCCACCGACCAGGGCATCAAGGAGGTGCTCACCTACCAGAAGACCGAGGCGAACCAGGAATTCTGCAAGTTCGTACGCCGCAACTACTACAACTGGATCAACAAGCGCTCGGACGAAACCCCCGTGATGTCGCACACGCTCATGCGCACCAACATTTTCCCGGTGGCGGACGAGAACCCGAAGACCACGCTGCTGCTGATCGACAACTTCCGCTACGACCAGTGGCGGTCGATCTCCTCGCTGCTGCGGGGCTATTACGACGTGGCGCAGGACGATTTCTACTGCGCCATCCTCCCCACGGCGACGCAATACGCCCGCAATGCCATCTTCGCCGGCCTGATGCCGCTGGCCATCGACAAGCTGATGCCCAACAAATGGCTCAACGACAACGAGGAAGGCGGCAAGAACCAGTACGAGGAGGAGTTCCTCAAACGGCTGATGGCCCAGAACGGGAAAAACTGGAAATTCTCGTTCGACAAGCTCGTGCGCCCCGAACAGGGCCGCAGGCTGGTCGACAATATACAAAAAGTGTACGACGCCGATTTCTCGGTGATCATCTACAACTTCCTCGACATCCTCTCGCACGCCCGTACCGAGACCGACATCATCCGCGAGCTGACCGAGGACGACGCGGCATTCCGGTCGCTGACGCGCTCGTGGTTCGAGCACTCCGACCTCTACACCATCCTCAAGCTCCTCTCGGAGCGGGGGCACACGGTCGTGATCACCTCCGACCACGGCACCATCCGCGTGGACAACCCCGTCAAGGTGACGGGCGACCGCGAGACCTCGGCCAACCTGCGCTACAAGACGGGGCGCAACCTGGCCTACAACTCGCGCGACGTCTACGAGATACTGAAACCCGAGGACGTACAGCTGCCGTCGAGCAACCTCACGTCGAGCTATATCTTCGCCTACAATTCGGATTTCCTGGTCTACAACAACGATGCGAACCGCCACATCCGCTATTACCGCAACACGTTCCAGCACGGCGGCATCTCGATGGAAGAAATGATCGTGCCTTATATCGTCTTAAAACCCAAGCAGTAA